The following are encoded together in the Pedobacter sp. D749 genome:
- a CDS encoding SusC/RagA family TonB-linked outer membrane protein — protein sequence MRNILLRTTGFLCLVLLSCPQLFAKIKSEKKNFNRYYFQQDTTKKQDTTKKVPVAKPADSVKVPPNPLGGSRPVTTPAPVPAATAPATPVSTAPAASAGQKTITGTVVDEQKIGLPGVGIKIQGKTGGTVTQENGKFSINVAAATDVLVFSYIGYQTKSVPAGNGATPLTISLVPSQSQKLDEVVVVGYGTLKTKEVTSSVAHVDTAQFRQSGARNPLDLIQGKVAGLNITRGSSNPNSGPSVQLRGVVSVTGSASPLFVIDGIPGGNPDLLQQDDILSVDVLKDGSGAAIYGTSANAGVILITTKKGKPGAPTFNYSAYARKEFIQNRLDFLTADEFRQKIASKQINAIDYGGSEDLYDRLVNHDNLSQNHNLSLSGGSDKTSYRASINYRDLQGIALENGRKEYTLRLNVNQRGLNDKLNVQMNLATNFNNANLLANGTKIDFFDNELTGSGWEEEATKNPTKLIYNPDGSYYYDNQSTNQFARLFQETSYRKQQTSSADIKADLDILTGLKGTVFGSVQRDSYIDGGYANIASENSVENSDYPNGGYAFKNNFLSQSFAFEPTLQYTKTIADKHSFTALAGYSYRYYIEEGAKASNRGFLNDQFHEDNLNAGQALADGKAAMGSFKNDNTLIAFFGRINYAFDGKYLAQFILRREGSSRFGENNKWGNFPAVSLGWNVSQEKFMENVKWVNNLKLRAGYGVTGNSGFQNNASRVTLSTGGKYLYPDGAYRETYGPSRNANPFLKWESKRELNVGADFTLFNNKLTGALDVFKRTTKDLLDTYTTPQPPYVQSSIFANVGQISSKGIELALSYQAIKTKDFTFSMDFTGSTIKNTLDSYSNDIYAVKYKTFGGIGGAGDLGDAITTYEGEDVGIFYGKRFAGFDADGKWLFYNRNGQAVRNDQINYSKDKNLTDLAPIGNAIPKYYASYTANFTYKNFDFRVFLRGKFDYQILNTTALSYGNPSISGINYLKEAFGKYSQINDTYMYSDYYLENGTNVKIDEVTIGYNFKLKTKMVRNIRVYATGQNLATITGYSGNDPDFIQDTGLGPGIDNRGAYPSTRSFLFGVNVGF from the coding sequence ATGAGAAACATTTTACTCAGGACGACAGGATTTCTATGCCTTGTCCTACTTTCATGCCCCCAGTTGTTTGCGAAAATTAAGAGCGAAAAAAAGAATTTTAACCGCTATTATTTTCAGCAGGATACAACTAAAAAACAAGACACAACAAAAAAAGTCCCGGTGGCTAAACCTGCTGATTCGGTAAAGGTACCACCAAACCCGCTGGGTGGCTCACGTCCGGTTACTACCCCGGCACCAGTACCAGCTGCAACAGCACCTGCTACACCGGTAAGCACAGCTCCTGCGGCATCAGCAGGGCAAAAAACAATCACCGGTACCGTTGTAGACGAGCAGAAAATCGGTTTACCTGGCGTCGGAATTAAGATCCAGGGCAAAACAGGTGGTACCGTAACACAGGAGAATGGCAAATTCAGTATCAATGTTGCTGCCGCAACTGATGTGCTCGTATTTAGCTATATCGGTTACCAAACCAAATCCGTTCCGGCTGGTAACGGAGCAACGCCGTTAACCATCAGTTTAGTCCCGTCGCAATCTCAAAAATTAGATGAGGTAGTGGTGGTTGGTTACGGTACGTTAAAAACTAAAGAGGTTACTTCATCCGTTGCACACGTAGATACGGCTCAATTCAGGCAAAGTGGGGCCCGGAATCCACTCGATCTTATTCAGGGTAAAGTTGCAGGATTGAACATTACCAGGGGAAGTTCGAATCCTAACTCCGGCCCAAGTGTACAACTAAGGGGTGTTGTTTCTGTAACCGGAAGTGCAAGTCCGCTTTTCGTTATCGATGGTATTCCAGGTGGTAACCCTGATCTTTTACAGCAAGATGATATCTTATCGGTTGACGTTTTAAAAGACGGTTCTGGAGCAGCAATTTACGGTACCAGTGCCAATGCCGGTGTAATTTTAATTACCACCAAAAAAGGTAAACCTGGTGCGCCTACTTTTAACTACTCGGCCTATGCAAGGAAAGAATTTATCCAAAACCGCCTGGATTTTTTAACAGCGGATGAGTTTAGACAAAAAATTGCTTCAAAACAGATTAATGCAATTGACTATGGTGGCAGTGAAGATCTATACGACCGATTGGTTAACCACGATAACCTGTCACAAAACCATAACCTTTCATTATCCGGAGGATCTGACAAAACAAGTTACCGTGCAAGTATAAACTACAGGGATTTACAAGGTATTGCTTTGGAAAACGGCCGAAAAGAATATACTTTAAGGCTAAATGTAAATCAAAGAGGATTGAATGATAAATTGAATGTTCAGATGAACCTGGCAACCAATTTTAACAATGCCAACCTGCTTGCTAATGGAACCAAAATTGATTTTTTTGACAACGAACTAACAGGAAGCGGTTGGGAAGAAGAAGCAACTAAAAATCCAACCAAGCTGATTTATAACCCCGACGGCTCTTATTATTACGATAACCAGAGTACCAATCAGTTTGCACGTTTATTTCAGGAAACAAGTTACCGTAAACAACAAACCAGTTCGGCAGATATTAAAGCTGATTTAGATATTTTGACAGGTTTAAAAGGAACTGTTTTTGGTTCAGTACAAAGAGACAGTTATATAGACGGTGGCTATGCAAATATTGCCAGCGAAAATTCTGTAGAGAACAGTGATTATCCTAATGGAGGTTATGCTTTTAAAAATAACTTCCTATCTCAGAGTTTTGCCTTCGAGCCAACTTTACAATATACCAAAACCATTGCAGATAAACATTCATTTACTGCATTGGCAGGTTACAGTTATCGGTATTATATCGAAGAAGGTGCAAAAGCGAGTAACCGCGGTTTCTTAAACGATCAGTTTCATGAAGATAATTTAAATGCCGGTCAGGCACTGGCCGATGGTAAAGCAGCGATGGGAAGTTTTAAAAACGACAATACCCTAATTGCTTTCTTTGGCCGTATTAATTATGCATTTGATGGAAAATATCTTGCCCAGTTCATTTTAAGAAGAGAAGGATCATCAAGGTTCGGAGAAAATAACAAGTGGGGAAACTTCCCGGCGGTATCACTAGGGTGGAATGTAAGCCAGGAGAAGTTTATGGAGAATGTAAAATGGGTTAACAATTTAAAATTAAGAGCGGGTTATGGCGTAACGGGTAACTCGGGTTTTCAAAACAATGCCTCAAGGGTTACTTTGAGTACTGGCGGGAAATATTTATATCCTGATGGTGCATACCGCGAAACGTATGGACCCAGCCGAAATGCAAATCCGTTTCTTAAATGGGAAAGCAAACGGGAGTTGAATGTTGGAGCTGACTTTACTTTGTTCAATAACAAGTTAACAGGTGCTTTAGATGTATTTAAACGTACAACCAAAGATTTATTAGATACCTATACTACACCTCAGCCACCTTACGTGCAATCGAGCATTTTTGCCAACGTAGGGCAGATTTCATCAAAAGGTATAGAACTTGCTTTATCATACCAGGCTATTAAAACCAAAGATTTTACTTTTAGTATGGATTTTACAGGAAGTACCATCAAAAATACCCTGGATTCTTACTCTAACGATATTTATGCCGTTAAATATAAAACCTTTGGTGGCATTGGTGGAGCCGGAGATCTTGGTGATGCCATTACCACTTACGAAGGGGAAGATGTTGGTATTTTCTATGGTAAACGTTTTGCAGGTTTTGATGCAGACGGAAAATGGTTGTTCTACAACAGAAACGGACAGGCTGTGCGTAATGATCAGATCAATTATTCAAAAGATAAAAACTTAACAGATCTTGCTCCAATTGGAAACGCCATTCCAAAATATTATGCCTCATACACCGCAAACTTTACCTATAAGAATTTCGATTTCAGGGTATTCTTACGTGGTAAATTCGATTATCAAATCTTAAATACCACTGCATTGTCTTATGGTAACCCGTCTATTTCAGGGATTAACTATTTAAAAGAAGCATTCGGAAAGT
- the lpxB gene encoding lipid-A-disaccharide synthase, whose protein sequence is MKYYLVAGEASGDLHGANLMKALKTEDSEAVFRYFGGDKMQAEGGELVKHYADMAFMGFTEVILNLRTIFRNLKACKEDIIKWKPDVLVLIDFPGFNLKIAEFAKANGIKVCYYISPKVWAWNQKRVLKIKKVVDHMFCILPFEVDFYQEWGMHVDYVGNPLLDEIAQFIPDVNFRENHQLGDEKIIALLPGSRKQEIERLLPVMLSITENYPDCVFAIAAAPTFTESYYRQFTGDKKVHLLFNNTYNLLHHAHAAIVASGTATLETALFKVPQVVVYKGGTISIAIARMLVKIKFISLVNLIVNKKIVTELIQEDCNTQKVDEELKIIVTGAGRNGMLKNYDELLLLMGKPGASAKTARLIVGKLKK, encoded by the coding sequence ATGAAATACTACCTAGTAGCCGGAGAAGCCTCAGGCGATTTACATGGAGCCAACTTAATGAAAGCCTTAAAAACTGAGGATAGCGAAGCCGTGTTCAGGTATTTCGGTGGCGATAAAATGCAAGCCGAAGGAGGTGAACTGGTTAAACATTATGCCGATATGGCCTTTATGGGTTTTACTGAGGTGATTTTAAATTTGCGCACCATTTTCAGAAACCTCAAAGCCTGCAAGGAAGATATTATAAAATGGAAGCCTGATGTTTTGGTTTTGATCGATTTTCCGGGTTTTAACTTAAAAATTGCTGAATTTGCAAAGGCTAATGGCATAAAAGTATGTTATTACATCTCACCCAAAGTTTGGGCATGGAACCAGAAACGGGTGCTGAAAATTAAAAAGGTTGTGGATCACATGTTCTGTATCTTGCCTTTCGAAGTTGATTTCTACCAGGAGTGGGGCATGCATGTAGATTACGTTGGCAACCCCCTGTTAGACGAAATTGCACAGTTTATCCCGGATGTAAACTTTCGCGAAAACCATCAATTGGGAGATGAAAAAATTATTGCCTTATTGCCCGGCAGTAGAAAACAGGAAATAGAACGTTTACTCCCGGTGATGTTAAGTATTACCGAAAATTATCCTGATTGTGTATTTGCCATTGCTGCTGCACCGACTTTTACCGAAAGTTATTATCGCCAGTTTACGGGCGACAAAAAAGTTCACTTGCTTTTTAACAATACCTATAATTTATTGCACCATGCCCATGCTGCAATTGTGGCTTCAGGAACCGCCACGTTAGAAACTGCTTTGTTTAAAGTGCCGCAGGTGGTGGTTTATAAAGGAGGCACAATTTCAATTGCCATTGCCCGGATGCTGGTAAAAATTAAGTTTATTTCACTTGTTAACCTGATTGTAAACAAAAAGATTGTAACTGAACTTATCCAGGAAGATTGTAACACTCAAAAAGTAGATGAGGAGCTTAAAATTATCGTTACAGGAGCTGGCAGGAACGGAATGTTAAAAAATTACGATGAGTTGCTTTTACTCATGGGCAAACCTGGTGCTTCGGCAAAAACGGCCAGATTGATTGTAGGAAAGTTAAAAAAATAA
- a CDS encoding stationary phase survival protein SurE produces the protein MMIDQLKRLNNSVWIGLGIGLLVPAIFCSIAWYIIHHVASLAKADLLYIGGIAINAYTMQYFFKYNKENIGRGILAATFLCAFVFFAYKVF, from the coding sequence ATGATGATTGATCAGTTAAAAAGATTAAATAATTCGGTATGGATAGGTTTGGGCATTGGTTTGCTTGTACCGGCAATATTTTGCTCAATTGCCTGGTACATCATTCACCATGTGGCTTCCCTGGCAAAGGCAGATTTGTTATACATTGGAGGTATTGCCATAAATGCTTATACCATGCAATACTTTTTTAAATACAACAAAGAAAATATAGGCAGGGGTATATTGGCCGCAACGTTTTTGTGTGCTTTTGTATTTTTTGCATACAAAGTTTTTTGA
- the surE gene encoding 5'/3'-nucleotidase SurE — protein sequence MTKQGTKPNILVVNDDGITATGIKNLMEVMQELGNVVVVAPDSPQSGMGHAITIGKPIRFDKVDLYAGVEMYKCSGTPVDCVKIAVNKIFKGKKPDLCVSGINHGLNNSINVLYSGTMSAAVEGAIERIPSIGFSLDDFAADADFSYTKKYIKNICEQVLANGLPEGTLLNVNFPKGDNLKGVKVCRQANAKWMEEFDERTDPYKRPYYWLTGVFENFDKGEDTDVWALEHNYVSIVPVQFDLTAHHAIQALNSWDFIGNSDSTKAAGTKVSAPDGINLG from the coding sequence ATGACAAAGCAGGGCACAAAACCAAATATTTTAGTTGTAAATGATGATGGGATTACAGCTACAGGAATAAAAAATTTAATGGAAGTAATGCAGGAGCTCGGCAATGTGGTGGTGGTGGCACCAGATAGCCCTCAAAGTGGAATGGGCCATGCTATTACGATAGGTAAACCGATCCGTTTTGATAAGGTTGATCTTTATGCAGGTGTAGAAATGTATAAATGCAGCGGTACCCCGGTTGATTGCGTTAAAATTGCCGTCAATAAGATTTTTAAAGGTAAAAAACCTGATTTATGCGTGTCAGGAATTAACCATGGATTAAATAATTCGATCAATGTACTTTATTCGGGTACTATGTCTGCTGCGGTAGAGGGTGCGATAGAAAGAATTCCATCTATTGGTTTCTCCCTCGATGATTTTGCTGCCGATGCCGATTTTAGTTATACCAAAAAATACATTAAAAATATTTGTGAGCAGGTTTTAGCGAACGGTTTGCCTGAAGGCACACTCTTAAATGTGAATTTTCCGAAAGGCGACAACCTAAAAGGGGTTAAGGTTTGCCGCCAGGCCAATGCCAAATGGATGGAAGAATTTGATGAAAGAACAGATCCTTACAAACGCCCATATTATTGGCTAACGGGTGTTTTCGAAAATTTCGACAAAGGAGAAGATACCGATGTTTGGGCTTTGGAGCATAATTATGTTTCTATTGTTCCGGTTCAGTTTGATTTAACGGCGCATCATGCTATACAAGCCCTTAACAGTTGGGATTTTATAGGCAACAGCGATTCAACAAAAGCTGCTGGCACTAAAGTTTCGGCACCCGATGGCATTAATTTAGGTTAG